One segment of Haloplanus natans DSM 17983 DNA contains the following:
- a CDS encoding acyl-CoA thioesterase: MTDFEYETELQVRFRDVDAMGHVNNAVYATYLEQARVDYYADVLGVGLDDIDTVLVNLEIDYRHEVTLADGTVTVEMGVRSIGESSVVVGYELRAGDRVAATAETTQVYVDPEAGTSRPLPEDWVETMESLRLG; the protein is encoded by the coding sequence ATGACCGACTTCGAGTACGAGACCGAGTTGCAGGTCCGCTTTCGCGACGTGGACGCGATGGGCCACGTCAACAACGCCGTCTATGCGACGTATCTCGAACAGGCGCGCGTCGACTACTACGCCGACGTACTCGGCGTCGGCCTCGACGACATCGACACCGTCCTCGTCAACCTCGAAATCGACTACCGCCACGAGGTGACCCTCGCCGACGGGACGGTGACAGTCGAGATGGGCGTCCGCTCCATCGGGGAGTCGAGTGTCGTCGTCGGCTACGAACTCCGAGCAGGTGACCGGGTGGCTGCCACCGCCGAGACGACACAGGTGTACGTCGACCCCGAAGCGGGCACCTCGCGGCCGCTCCCCGAGGATTGGGTCGAGACGATGGAGTCGTTGCGCCTCGGCTGA
- a CDS encoding VOC family protein encodes MTDQPTTGVTPTGIDHLVLTVEDIAATCAFYETLGAEVVTFGDDRRAVQFGDRKVNLHPVDHRVADHVAETPTPRSGDFCVVVQTPIDAVVDHLDEHGIEIVAGPVERTGAVGTLMSVYVRDPDGNLVEVGTYGDEA; translated from the coding sequence ATGACCGACCAGCCGACGACGGGCGTGACGCCGACCGGCATCGATCACCTCGTCCTCACTGTCGAGGATATCGCGGCGACCTGTGCATTCTACGAGACGCTGGGCGCCGAGGTGGTGACGTTCGGCGACGACCGCCGGGCCGTCCAGTTCGGCGACCGGAAGGTCAACCTGCATCCCGTCGATCACCGGGTCGCGGATCACGTCGCCGAGACGCCGACGCCGAGAAGCGGCGACTTCTGTGTCGTGGTCCAGACGCCGATCGACGCGGTAGTCGACCACCTCGACGAGCACGGTATCGAAATCGTGGCCGGCCCGGTCGAGCGGACGGGCGCCGTCGGGACGCTCATGTCGGTGTACGTCCGGGACCCGGACGGGAATCTGGTCGAGGTCGGGACGTACGGCGACGAAGCGTGA
- a CDS encoding SIMPL domain-containing protein translates to MSHHVTTDGTGRREAMPDLAVVEVTVNGDGDSATAARETARDRTATVEESLSVSNGRIRTVERSINDTSELFEPETDAPYRATERLVVDCVPETVGDVFVEATDAGGKVGSIDFHLHEAVRRELRDEALEAATKRARETAERIAAVEGLVVGDVCETTARAACRSRGSGWERHEHSHRRVSTARCSLR, encoded by the coding sequence ATGTCACATCATGTCACGACCGACGGCACCGGACGGCGCGAGGCGATGCCGGACCTGGCGGTGGTGGAAGTGACGGTGAACGGCGACGGCGACTCGGCGACGGCCGCCCGCGAGACAGCCCGAGACCGCACGGCGACCGTCGAGGAGTCGCTATCGGTGTCGAACGGCCGGATTCGGACGGTCGAGCGCTCCATCAACGACACCAGCGAGTTGTTCGAACCGGAGACGGACGCGCCGTACCGCGCGACGGAGCGACTCGTCGTCGACTGCGTGCCCGAGACGGTCGGCGACGTGTTCGTCGAGGCGACCGACGCCGGCGGCAAGGTCGGATCGATCGATTTCCACCTGCACGAGGCGGTCCGCCGGGAGTTACGGGACGAGGCCCTCGAAGCGGCCACGAAGCGCGCGCGGGAGACGGCCGAACGCATCGCGGCCGTCGAGGGGCTGGTCGTGGGCGACGTATGCGAGACGACGGCGAGGGCGGCGTGTCGGAGCCGTGGGTCGGGATGGGAACGACACGAACACTCACACCGGCGTGTGTCGACCGCACGTTGCTCCCTCCGGTAG
- a CDS encoding DEAD/DEAH box helicase — MSRQVGRVETLFFHERDGDFLVAVVRDGERVFRAVLELKETSAGPRPGRFRIQRGSSEEPRDPDQFVELARRAERLRISQQTSAAGRERIQEMLDGYQLDALTVRTCRYCAAEGRYSPITEDTAIKADRDHICPDCAKRELDTELAYAGGLTGAAEDRLEELLLKVQDLDRITNLLQGNLDPDLTKFDEIGATVEDVDPVETCDLDLHPELKTQLTNRFDTLLPVQSLSVRNGLLDGDDQLVVSATATGKTLVGEIAGIDRALKGEGKLLFLVPLVALANQKEENFEERYGDLVDVTIRVGGSRVSDSGARFDPSADVVVGTYEGIDHALRTGKDLGDVGTVVIDEIHTLKEGERGHRLDGMISRLKHYCERRADGGGEYAGAQWIYLSATVGNPEWLAKNLRATLIEFEERPVPIERHLTFADAREKTRIENRLVRRAFDSKSSKGYRGQTIIFTNSRRRCHEISRKLEYDSAPYHAGLDYGRRKRVERQFGNQDLAAVVTTAALAAGVDFPASQVVFDTLAMGIEWLSVQEFEQMLGRAGRPDYHDQGVVYLLVEPDCAYHNTMEMTEDEVAFKLLKGEMEDVRTVYDLSAAAEETLANITVAGKRAKRLNDRMLGDVPTTQAVGKLLEWNFIDGLKPTPLGRAVTRHFLAPDDAFAILDRIRKGMDPYDLVAELELRDDEG, encoded by the coding sequence GTGTCACGGCAGGTCGGACGCGTCGAGACGCTCTTCTTTCACGAGCGCGACGGTGATTTCCTGGTCGCCGTCGTCCGCGACGGGGAGCGGGTGTTCCGGGCCGTTCTCGAACTGAAAGAGACGAGCGCCGGCCCTCGCCCCGGTCGCTTTCGAATCCAGCGCGGATCGAGCGAGGAACCGCGCGACCCGGACCAGTTCGTCGAACTCGCGCGCCGCGCCGAGCGTCTCCGCATCTCCCAGCAGACCTCCGCGGCCGGTCGCGAGCGAATCCAGGAGATGCTCGACGGCTATCAGCTTGACGCCCTCACCGTCCGCACCTGTCGCTACTGTGCCGCCGAAGGTCGGTACTCGCCGATCACGGAGGACACCGCGATCAAGGCCGACCGCGACCACATCTGCCCCGACTGCGCGAAACGCGAACTCGATACGGAACTCGCGTACGCGGGCGGATTGACCGGCGCCGCCGAGGACCGACTCGAGGAGTTGCTCTTGAAGGTTCAGGACCTCGACCGCATCACCAACCTCCTGCAGGGGAACCTCGACCCCGACCTGACGAAGTTCGACGAGATCGGGGCGACCGTCGAGGACGTCGACCCCGTCGAGACGTGTGATCTGGATCTCCACCCCGAGCTGAAAACCCAGCTCACGAACCGGTTCGACACCCTCCTGCCCGTCCAGAGCCTCTCGGTTCGGAACGGTCTGCTCGACGGCGACGACCAACTGGTCGTCAGCGCAACGGCGACAGGGAAGACGCTCGTCGGCGAGATTGCCGGTATCGATCGGGCCCTGAAGGGCGAAGGGAAGCTCCTCTTTCTCGTCCCGCTCGTCGCCCTCGCCAACCAGAAAGAGGAGAACTTCGAGGAGCGCTACGGCGACCTGGTGGACGTGACGATTCGGGTCGGTGGCAGCCGGGTCAGCGACAGCGGCGCCCGGTTCGACCCCTCGGCGGACGTGGTGGTCGGCACCTACGAGGGTATCGACCACGCGCTCCGGACGGGGAAGGACCTCGGCGACGTGGGAACCGTCGTCATCGACGAGATTCACACGCTGAAGGAGGGCGAACGCGGCCACCGCCTCGACGGGATGATCTCCCGACTCAAACACTACTGCGAGCGCCGGGCCGATGGCGGGGGCGAGTACGCGGGCGCCCAGTGGATCTACCTCTCGGCGACCGTCGGCAACCCCGAGTGGCTGGCAAAGAACCTCCGCGCGACGCTCATCGAGTTCGAGGAGCGGCCGGTGCCCATCGAGCGCCACCTCACATTCGCGGACGCCCGGGAGAAAACACGAATCGAGAACCGTCTGGTTCGCCGGGCCTTCGACAGCAAGTCCTCGAAGGGGTATCGCGGGCAGACGATCATCTTCACCAACTCGCGGCGACGGTGTCACGAAATCTCCCGCAAACTGGAGTACGATTCGGCGCCCTACCACGCCGGGCTCGATTACGGCCGGCGCAAGCGCGTCGAGCGTCAGTTCGGGAATCAGGACCTCGCGGCGGTCGTCACCACCGCCGCGCTCGCGGCTGGCGTCGACTTCCCCGCCTCACAGGTCGTCTTCGATACGCTCGCGATGGGCATCGAGTGGCTCTCGGTCCAGGAGTTCGAGCAGATGCTCGGCCGCGCGGGGCGTCCGGACTACCACGATCAGGGCGTCGTCTACCTGCTCGTGGAACCGGACTGCGCCTACCACAACACGATGGAGATGACCGAAGACGAGGTGGCGTTCAAGCTGTTGAAAGGGGAGATGGAGGACGTCCGCACCGTCTACGACCTCTCGGCGGCCGCGGAGGAGACGCTGGCGAACATCACCGTCGCCGGCAAGCGGGCCAAACGGCTCAACGACCGGATGCTCGGCGACGTGCCGACGACACAGGCGGTCGGTAAACTGCTGGAGTGGAACTTCATCGACGGCCTGAAGCCGACGCCGCTCGGCCGCGCCGTCACGCGGCACTTCCTCGCGCCCGACGACGCCTTCGCCATCCTCGACCGCATCCGCAAGGGGATGGACCCCTACGACCTCGTTGCGGAACTCGAACTGCGGGACGACGAGGGCTGA
- a CDS encoding 3-hydroxyacyl-CoA dehydrogenase family protein — MPSDTLPSTVAVVGAGTMGHGLALQFARHGAGVTLVDHRESNLDDARAGVDDALDFLAAEGLLDANPAAVRAHIDYTLDTSAAVASVDLVVETVSEDLSVKQRVFAELAAAAPDDAVLATNTSGIPITDIAAAVPGAADRVVGCHWWNPPYLLPTVEVVRGETTSDETVDRTAAFVEAVNREPIRVERDVPGFVWNRIQFAVLRECTHLVSEGVASLADVERAVRDGYALRTAVVGPFETADLAGLDLFRTIAADLYPHLSDADEPGPLFDERLAAGRGGVEDGAGFHEYDASPVDVIRRRDERVAAIRRALD, encoded by the coding sequence ATGCCTTCGGACACGCTACCCTCGACCGTCGCCGTCGTCGGCGCCGGGACGATGGGACACGGCCTCGCGCTCCAGTTCGCCCGCCACGGCGCGGGCGTGACGCTCGTCGATCACCGCGAGTCGAACCTCGACGACGCGCGCGCCGGCGTCGACGACGCCCTCGACTTCCTCGCGGCGGAGGGGTTGCTGGACGCCAATCCCGCCGCGGTCCGTGCCCACATCGACTACACGCTCGATACGTCGGCGGCCGTCGCGAGCGTGGACCTCGTCGTCGAAACCGTCTCCGAGGACCTGTCGGTGAAACAGCGGGTGTTCGCCGAACTCGCGGCGGCCGCCCCCGACGACGCCGTCCTCGCGACCAACACCTCGGGTATTCCGATCACCGACATCGCGGCGGCCGTCCCCGGAGCGGCCGACCGGGTCGTCGGCTGTCACTGGTGGAACCCGCCCTACCTCCTGCCGACCGTCGAGGTGGTTCGTGGCGAGACGACGAGCGACGAGACGGTCGACCGGACGGCGGCGTTCGTCGAGGCGGTGAACCGGGAGCCGATCCGCGTCGAACGCGACGTGCCCGGCTTCGTCTGGAATCGGATTCAGTTCGCCGTCCTCCGGGAGTGTACGCATCTGGTGAGCGAGGGTGTGGCGTCGCTCGCGGACGTGGAACGGGCGGTGCGGGACGGCTACGCGCTGCGAACCGCGGTCGTCGGCCCGTTCGAGACCGCCGACCTCGCCGGTCTCGACCTGTTTCGGACCATCGCGGCGGATCTCTATCCCCACCTGAGCGACGCGGACGAACCGGGACCGCTGTTCGACGAGCGACTGGCGGCGGGACGGGGCGGCGTCGAAGACGGCGCCGGCTTTCACGAGTACGACGCGTCGCCCGTGGACGTGATCCGGCGGCGCGACGAACGGGTGGCGGCGATTCGGCGGGCGCTGGACTAG
- a CDS encoding cupin domain-containing protein, with product MSEHSPAPVIKRRDDIEYESVDAADGLSKGVLLSGADGTPHFAMRRFTIDPGAEVPKHTNAVEHEQYVLEGEYVVGIDGEERTVSAGDALLIPAGVVHWYRNESDDPGAFICAVPNGDDTIELAE from the coding sequence ATGAGCGAACACTCCCCAGCCCCGGTTATCAAGCGACGCGATGATATCGAGTACGAATCCGTCGACGCCGCCGACGGCCTCTCGAAGGGCGTCCTCCTCTCCGGGGCGGACGGCACACCCCACTTCGCGATGCGGCGGTTCACGATCGATCCGGGCGCCGAAGTGCCGAAACACACCAACGCGGTGGAACACGAACAGTACGTCCTCGAGGGCGAGTACGTCGTCGGCATCGACGGCGAGGAACGCACGGTGTCGGCGGGCGACGCCCTCCTCATTCCCGCGGGCGTCGTCCACTGGTACCGCAACGAGAGCGACGACCCCGGTGCGTTCATCTGTGCGGTGCCGAACGGCGACGACACGATCGAGTTAGCCGAGTAA